In one Grus americana isolate bGruAme1 chromosome 1, bGruAme1.mat, whole genome shotgun sequence genomic region, the following are encoded:
- the LOC129213845 gene encoding claudin-8-like — protein sequence MVGGALQIAGLLVGGIGMIGTFAVTGMPQWRVSAFIENNIIVFETIWEGLWMHCIRQANIRMQCKVYDSVLALSPDLQASRGLMCAGSALSFLAFMVAIIGMKCTRCVQSSWQAKGYIILTAGLLFVLSGAVELVPVCWVANTIISDFYNPVVNTAQKRELGEALYLGWVAAFCLVAAGAIFCSFCRCCEKTRSYGYSAPAQCPTHSQDSHRKTESSYSKSQYV from the coding sequence ATGGTCGGTGGTGCTTTGCAGATCGCTGGGCTGCTCGTTGGTGGCATTGGCATGATCGGGACGTTCGCCGTCACGGGCATGCCTCAGTGGAGGGTGTCTGCCTTCATCGAGAACAACATCATTGTGTTTGAGACCATTTGGGAAGGGCTGTGGATGCACTGCATCAGGCAAGCCAACATCAGGATGCAGTGCAAGGTCTATGACTCCGTGCTGGCCCTCTCGCCGGACCTGCAGGCATCCCGAGGGCTGATGTGTGCTGGGTCGGCGCTCTCGTTCCTCGCTTTCATGGTTGCCATTATTGGGATGAAGTGCACGCGGTGcgtgcagagcagctggcaaGCCAAGGGCTACATTATTCTGACGGCTGGGCTCCTCTTCGTCCTCTCAGGTGCCGTTGAGCTCGTTCCAGTCTGCTGGGTTGCCAACACCATCATCAGTGACTTCTACAACCCCGTGGTCAACACTGCCCAGAAAAGGGAGCTTGGAGAGGCCCTCTACCTGGGCTGGGTAGCTGCCTTCTGCCTCGTTGCTGCCGGAGCcatattctgttctttttgccGCTGCTGTGAGAAAACCAGAAGCTACGGATACTCCGCACCAGCCCAGTGCCCCACTCACAGCCAGGATTCGCACAGGAAGACGGAAAGCTCGTATTCCAAAAGTCAGTACGTCTAG